One Micromonas commoda chromosome 7, complete sequence genomic window carries:
- a CDS encoding predicted protein — translation MATVVAGTYERFVFGYQLDGLPGSSGGGGGAPEVVRSFTLDAHLSSCKSVAAQGGFIASGGADDLIRVWHHNPDGGLADIGTLSGHEGNVSCMQFHGSDPTREPTRLVSGSVDGNIIIWSVGQWDALKTMKAHRGGVHALSVHRSGLVAMSAGADSHIAMWDMKKGRVAHKTKLKTKPELLAFTPSGNSYASVAGTRLTITSAETGTVSGVFDAPKRVMCMAQAGDDTLACLGLEGGDVFGYDSRAPPTKPAFTITKAHPTRVKCMVFPVDDAERGPVMGGPGGGPVCLVTGSSEGTVRLWDLRAVGASGGAAARARDMGVDDARDEPLAEATGGGRFTCMAVMPTQLPKTVVEAIGAEKDRDPAEMKKKRKEMKLRQAEKARERANATQPARQPQQKQRQQQQKPKQQQKQQKHQQKRVEKPDDDDEGFEVVAGDDDDDEPPRVAKTAGPAKKRKVKEASGVGEDGPLVPRKAGFKTGKKSGGGGVGGKSYEEIATAARRKGSGVKKGKPSRGFGKPSRD, via the coding sequence ATGGCGACCGTCGTGGCCGGCACCTACGAGCGGTTCGTCTTCGGCTACCAGCTCGACGGTCTGCCcggcagcagcggcggcggcggcggggcgcccgAGGTGGTTCGCTCCTTCACCCTCGACGCGCACCTCAGCTCTTGCaagagcgtcgccgcgcagggcgggttcatcgcgtcgggcggcgccgatgaccTCATCAGGGTGTGGCATCACAACCCGGACGGAGGTCTCGCGGACATCGGCACGCTGAGCGGCCACGAGGGCAACGTGTCATGCATGCAGTTTCACGGCTCGGATCCCACCAGGGAGCCCACCCGACTGGTGAGCGGTTCCGTCGACGGGAACATCATAATCTGGTCCGTGGGGCAGTGGGACGCTCTCAAGACCATGAaggcgcaccgcggcggggtccacGCGCTGTCCGTGCACAGGAGCGGCCTGGTCGCCATGTCCGCGGGGGCTGACTCGCACATCGCCATGTGGGACATGAAAAAGGGACGAGTCGCTCACAAGACAAAGCTCAAGACCAAGCCCGAGCTCCTGGCCTTCACCCCGAGCGGTAATTCCTACGCGTCCGTGGCGGGGACCAGATTGACGATCACGAGCGCGGAGACCGGCACCGTCTCTGGCGTTTTCGACGCGCCAAAGCGGGTGATGTGCATGGCGCAGGCTGGCGACGATACCCTGGCGTGCCTCGGGTTggaaggcggcgacgtcttcggcTACGACTCGAGGGCTCCCCCGACCAAACCCGCGTTCACGATCACGAAGGCCCACCCCACGCGGGTGAAGTGCATGGTGTTccccgtggacgacgccgagcgcgggccCGTCATGGggggccccggcggcgggcccgtGTGCCTCGTCACCGGCTCGTCCGAGGGGACCGTCCGTCTCTGGGACCttcgcgcggtgggcgcgagcggcggcgcggcggcgagggcgcgggacatgggcgtggacgacgcgagggacgagccGCTGGCagaggcgacgggcggtggTAGGTTCACGTGCATGGCGGTCATGCCCACGCAGCTGCCGAAGACCGTCGTGGaggccatcggcgccgagaaGGACCGAGACCCGGCGGAGATGAAGAAGAAACGGAAGGAAATGAAGCTGAGGCAGGCAGAGAAGGCGAGGGAGAGGGCAAACGCGACACAACCCGCCCGCCAGCCACAGCAGAAGCAgcggcagcagcagcagaagCCGAAACAGCAGCAGAAACAGCAGAAACATCAACAGAAGCGGGTCGAAAAaccagacgacgacgacgaaggctTCGAAGTTgtcgccggtgacgatgacgacgacgagcctccccgcgtcgccaagaccgcgggtcccgcgaaGAAACGCAAGGTGAAGGAAGCCTCCGGTGTGGGCGAAGATGGGCCTCTCGTCCCCCGCAAGGCTGGGTTTAAGACTGGGAAGAAGTCTGGTGGGGGCGGGGTTGGTGGTAAATCGTACGAGGAGAttgccacggcggcgagacggaAGGGAAGCGGCGTGAAGAAGGGCAAACCGTCGCGGGGCTTCGGCAAACCTTCCCGGGATTGA
- a CDS encoding predicted protein, translating into MPSAEDPAGFDRSRSWRISASVKGIKDLVFRVPIGDGTLKVSELSDMIMERFARLRPGDSTRAEKLEDGDGALLFPNERVCDVLFDKGRVVAVLSNKYTHMIQDAGGGKRPTKRIKGAGGGMQVVAVQAYKRDDDEFEYITPTVEEIMDVDTRRQEKRVKCPLCDQMFATASKVAFHIKTHKDHPDLQQAIMAMDENTAFSEERERRFFCPSPNCAHNCDDNGELAHPFMDFPTLRKHFLRTHVAEKPHKCKICDKAYALKSDMQTHERGCGKAFTCECGRRYSQRSNLNAHIRKKAAEGAAEGAHKLKRPGPPAIAGPAAGAVNVPPPPRGADPQRSVPELLHHLSG; encoded by the exons ATGCCAAGTGCGGAGGATCCCGCCGGGTTCGACCGGTCGAGGTCATGGCGAATCTCCGCGAGCGTGAAGGGGATCAAGGATCTCGTCTTTAGG GTACCGATCGGAGACGGGACGCTGAAGGTCTCGGAGCTCTCGGATATGATCATGGAGCGCTTCGCGAGGCTCAGACCCGGGGACTCGACGCGTGCGGAGAAGCTGGaggacggagacggcgcgctcctcttcCCGAACGAGCGCGTCTGCGACGTCCTGTTCGACAAGGGGCGCGTCGTGGCGGTGCTGTCGAACAAGTACACGCACATGATCcaggacgcgggcgggggcaagAGGCCCACGAAGCGAATCaagggcgcgggaggcggcatGCAGGTGGTCGCGGTGCAGGCGTACAAACGTGACGACGATGAGTTCGAGTATATCACCCCAACCGTGGAGGAAATAATGGACGTGGACACCAGGAGGCAGGAGAAGCGGGTGAAGTGCCCGCTGTGCGACCAGAtgttcgccaccgcgtctAAGGTGGCCTTCCACATTAAGACGCACAAGGACCACCCCGACCTGCAGCAGGCCATAATGGCCATGGACGAAAACACCGCCTTCTCCGAAGAAAGGGAGCGGAGGTTCTTCTGTCCATCGCCCAACTGCGCCCACAACTGCGACGACAACGGCGAGCTGGCGCACCCGTTTATGGACTTTCCCACCCTGCGGAAGCACTTCCTCAGGACCCACGTGGCGGAGAAGCCCCACAAGTGTAAGATATGCGACAAGGCGTACGCCCTCAAGTCCGACATGCAGACGCACGAGAGGGGTTGCGGGAAGGCGTTCACGTGCGAGTGCGGGAGGCGATACTCGCAGCGGTCCAACCTCAACGCGCACATCAGGAAAaaagccgccgagggcgccgccgagggtgcgCACAAGCTGAAGCGTCCCGGGCCGCCGGCCATCGCCGGTCCTGCCGCGGGGGCTGTTAAcgtgcccccgcccccgagaGGAGCGGATCCGCAGAGGAGCGTCCCGGAGCTCCTCCACCATCTCAGCGGCTAG
- a CDS encoding predicted protein, whose translation MSAFTTASAAVALPVRASASTRRASAAQPARVNLSGARLASAPARAAGRDRGDSLVVRMASNPNLDRENPDLQEKFAVIGSGEHQCQSCLYVYNPKNGDPDYPVASGTAFKDLPEDWLCPTCGAAPKTFKSLGKEVAGFEQNQGYGFGTNSMSGGEKSILIYGALALFFALFLGGYLLD comes from the exons ATGTCCGCTTTCACCACGGCATCCGCCGCAGTCGCACTCCCcgtgcgcgcgtccgcgtccacccgccgcgcgtccgccgcgcaacccgcgcgcgtgaaccTCTCCGGGGCGCGCCTCGCTTCCGcccccgctcgcgcggccgggcgcgaccgcggggaCTCGCTCGTCGTGCGCATGGCGTCGAACCCAAACCTCGACCGCGAGAACCCTGACCTTCAGGAGAAGTTCGCCGTCATTGG GTCCGGAGAGCACCAGTGCCAGAGCTGCTTGTACGTTTACAACCCCAAGAACGGCGACCCCGACtaccccgtcgcgtcgggcaCCGCGTTCAAGGACCTGCCGGAGGACTGGCTGTGCCCCACTTGCGGAGCGGCGCCGAAGACGTTCAAGAGCTTGGGCAAGGAGGTTGCGGGCTTCGAGCAGAACCAGGGGTACGGGTTCGGCACCAACTCCATGAGCGGTGGCGAGAAGAGCATCCTCATCTACGGTGCCCTCGCGCTCTTCTTCGCGCTCTTCCTCGGAGGCTACCTGCTCGACTAA
- a CDS encoding predicted protein, whose product MKKELLQAVANSRRPGADGVRAKRAVLDATEALESGVDASTPFGEVSGRWSLVYSTNDDRGPPGLGPLQGVIDTDAIQKLTSQLYQVFFTFLPALAGSAETGAKGVANEQVVDIPNGRVVNNVDVDLPWPIGGARVGVMGEVTANDPEGREVVVTFTSWELGPKPGQRDRGGDPPRLQLPLPRPKGVLRNTFCDDTLRISRGGRGGVFITSRL is encoded by the coding sequence ATGAAGAAGGAGCTGCTCCAGGCTGTGGCCAACTCGCGCAGaccgggtgccgacggtgtCAGAGCGAAGCGCGCCGTCCTGGACGCGACCGAGGCTCTGGAGtcgggggtggacgcgtcgacccCGTTCGGGGAGGTGTCCGGGAGGTGGAGCCTGGTGTACTCCACGAATGACGACAGGGGACCCCCCGGGTTGGGCCCTCTGCAGGGTGTAATAGACACGGACGCGATACAGAAGCTGACGTCCCAACTTTATCAGGTGTTCTTCACCTTCCTTCCCGCtctcgccgggtccgcggagACTGGCGCCAAGGGGGTGGCGAACGAGCAGGTGGTCGACATCCCCAACGGGCGCGTGGTGAACAACGTGGACGTGGATCTGCCTTGGCCCATCGGGGGGGCGAGGGTCGGGGTCATGGGCGAGGTGACTGCGAACGACCCCGAGGGACGGGAAGTGGTGGTCACGTTCACGAGCTGGGAGCTCGGGCCGAAGCCGGGGCAGCGGGACCGGGGCGGGGATCCCCCGCGGCTGCAACTGCCGCTGCCGCGACCGAAGGGTGTACTGCGAAACACGTTTTGCGACGACACGCTCAGGATATCTCGAGGCGGAAGGGGTGGCGTGTTTATCACGTCGAGGTTATGA
- a CDS encoding predicted protein, with protein sequence MGGLFGDRTASAERLNSAFDSMSVNNSNARASTSQQRPQPSTSSVAREFPRLLQKSSAELAELLTDKEAFARFLHGTEGALEARAFTRELRLEIEGMCRANIEKAEEARDLRSQMSVIRSCDAQPVKDGYEAARKKADAMMGKYNLGDALARLKERARDAEEKAESLSEDLVAGKIEPKDFLAKYVPLRQAYHEDTVRAEIVEPALASRRPGGGPPQPPPPPPGAPPAASRYGGM encoded by the exons ATGGGAGGTCTGTTCGGAGACCGGACTGCGAGTGCCGAGAGGCTCAACTCGGCGTTCGATTCGATGTCCGTCAACAACTCG aacgcgcgcgcgagtacATCGCAACAGCGTCCGCAGCCATCCACATCGTCCGTGGCGCGAGAGTTTCCCCGGCTGCTCCAGAAGTCCAGCGCGGAACTGGCCGAGTTGCTCACGGACAAGGAGGCGTTCGCCCGATTTCTGCACGGCACCGAGGGAGCcctggaggcgagggcgttcACGCGCGAGCTCAGGCTCGAGATCGAGGGCATGTGCAGGGCAAACATAGAAAAGGCGGAGGAAGCGCGGGACCTCAGGAGCCAGATGTCGGTGATTCGATCCTGCGACGCGCAGCCAGTCAAGGATGGgtacgaggcggcgaggaaaaaAGCAGACGCCATGATGGGCAAGTACAACCTGGGCGACGCGTTGGCCCGGCTgaaggaacgcgcgcgcgacgccgaggagaaggctgaGAGCCTGAGCGAGGATCTGGTGGCGGGGAAGATCGAGCCGAAGGACTTCCTCGCCAAGTACGTGCCGCTGCGGCAGGCGTATCACGAGGACACGGTCCGCGCCGAGatcgtcgagcccgcgctcgcgtcgcggaggccgGGCGGGGGAcctccgcagccgccgcctccgcctccgggggcaccgccggcggcgagtaGGTACGGCGGGATGTAG
- a CDS encoding predicted protein, producing MYGGYGGGRGGGRGGRSKNVWVRPGSTPATAPSTQDSKKPTTGKAGSEGANDARPDPAAIKPPPSSTKGATLSASARSYTPASNGDKGGAGSNHVGQSFLPVGVKRKAGESEDGAAGPKRQHIYVDPALQEKQRKATEAKAELEAKIAAAKEEAERMKRSIQEAAAKAKAKKEEAQREEWKRKELERKEMEMEKQKKQKAASNLLSGFAAARKKHGVGTADGPKPAAEPEVELTQEEKDRQEVRRVMMATSDWQVLNLVPNAQPKWVKQAYRELAKVLHPDKCKAPGAKDAFQKLSKAYQNINAMQA from the coding sequence ATGTACGGCGGATACGGCGGTGGCAGAGggggcggcaggggcggACGTTCCAAGAATGTATGGGTCAGGCCAGGCTCCACCCCCGCCACGGCACCCTCCACGCAGGATTCTAAGAAGCCAACGACGGGAAAGGCCGGGAGCGAaggcgcgaacgacgcgaggccCGACCCTGCGGCGATCAAACCGCCCCCATCTTCGACTAAGGGGGCGACCCtgagcgccagcgcgcggtcgtACACCCCCGCATCGAACGGCGacaagggcggcgcggggagcaaTCACGTGGGCCAGTCGTTCCTGCCCGTCGGCGTGAAGCGCAAGGCTGGAGAAAgcgaagacggcgcggcTGGACCCAAACGTCAGCACATATACGTGGACCCGGCGCTACAGGAAAAGCAGCggaaggcgacggaggccaaggccgagCTTGAAGccaagatcgccgcggctaaggaggaggctgagagGATGAAGCGAAGCATCCAGGaagccgcggccaaggccaaggccaagaaggaggaggcgcagcgcgaggagtGGAAGCGGAAAGAGCTGGAGCGAAAGGAGATGGAGATGGAGAAGCAGAAAAAGCAAAAGGCGGCGAGCAACCTGCTCAGCGgattcgcggcggcgaggaagaagCACGGCGtgggcaccgccgacggaccgaagcccgcggcggagcccgAGGTTGAGCTCACgcaggaggagaaggacAGGCAGGAGGTGCGGCGCGTGATGATGGCCACGTCGGACTGGCAAGTCCTCAACCTGGTGCCGAACGCCCAGCCCAAGTGGGTGAAGCAGGCGTACCGAGAGCTCGCGAAGGTGCTGCACCCGGACAAGTGCAAGGCTCCGGGAGCCAAGGATGCGTTCCAGAAGCTGTCCAAGGCGTACCAGAACATCAACGCGATGCAGGCGTGA
- a CDS encoding predicted protein, which translates to MARKQKATEVRHPSSDVDDGVGDKLFFLRTKYSLLGKAEWWWLMDDSLAEINARLESEHFVVIDGFLTGAHTRSLRDEIRDAHEHGHLAPGVLAGGKAGDATQYTMRDVRGDHVGWFDGTERLEGVQWDTLPTAMKRADTLVNQLGAQPRSELATVSSRSKAMCTVYPGDDARYVRHVDNPDGNGRLLTALLYLNPEWEEGDGGELRVFRCLSGSGEAAAAGFVDCDGKSLESADSFDTRVKSGHLGGATDEFNVAVDARDVAEGVRDVATLRGAGENGSTTKPVRLTDVAPLGGRVVLFKSDARVPHEVLAAHAPRYAVTLWYFDKSEVTAARAAPLSEAERKEQEEKIAREIEFMRLKHGATSEPEVRIRDSQEGEWRDTGTTRPTPDVPGQCSAAWEDGDVIAITVPLPAGTCAADCGVEVDTSSSTLIIEAPGLEGNVARVKLPEGADEDSISVKLSKKPTRALVVRVRCEPLAVLPTPTPHTVESPPPEPEPDLPPRTGVPATSAAKDCVGVGGTLSWSSSTDFSTLPSVPPREPGTAPRGIDLRDASDWEDFIQTRWALAGKEDEQPVLTPHALDGLSFPVTLAWSLQQPGVSEALAAARKKTRTDATRTDATFANLGDETAGTTPVVVVIAGASSFTEQYLLDRTRYWEEVTVAAPQPAGGIHLAFVGPDVVAASGEAKRLSPTITASVHRETVRDYTARVPNDVPLMIVGFNTGMGGGGGALARGWAPDLVETLSRRPDAPAVFTAANDYADLRGELAVFKALGARFIVDPRANPFRAFTHTIGEGEGEPGVRSAPRQGEKWSCANAFVYAVQGFAKGKGPSAGLTDEQLCTLAAKAAERAAGAAWDALGMRRS; encoded by the coding sequence atggcgcgcaAGCAGAAGGCGACGGAAGTTAGGCACCCGTCAtcggacgtggacgatggCGTGGGCGACAAGCTGTTCTTCCTGCGCACCAAGTACTCGTTGCTCGGCAAGGCGGAGTGGTGGTGGTTGATGGACGATAGCCTGGCTGAGATTAACGCCAGGCTAGAGTCCGAGCacttcgtcgtcatcgacggCTTCCTCACGGGCGCGCACACCAGATCGCTGCGCGACGAGATCCGGGACGCACACGAGCACGGCCacctcgcgccgggcgtcctcgcgggggGCAAGGCGGGAGACGCGACGCAGTACACGATGCGCGACGTGCGTGGCGACCACGTGGGATGGTTCGACGGcaccgagcgcctcgagggcgtTCAGTGGGACACCCTACCCACCGCGATGAAACGAGCGGACACGCTGGTCAACCAACTCGGCGCGCAGCCGCGgtccgagctcgcgacggtATCGTCCAGGTCCAAGGCGATGTGCACCGTCTacccgggcgacgacgcgaggtacGTGCGACACGTGGACAACCCGGACGGCAACGGCCGGCTGTTGACCGCGCTGCTGTACCTCAACCCGGAgtgggaggagggcgacggcggggagcTCAGGGTGTTCCGGTGCCTCTCCGGCTctggggaggcggcggcggccgggttCGTCGACTGCGACGGTAAGAGCCTGGAGAGCGCGGACAGCTTCGACACCAGGGTCAAGTCGGGTCATCTCGGAGGAGCGACGGACGAGTTTaacgtcgcggtggacgcgcgggacgtgGCCGAGGGCGTgagggacgtcgcgacgcttcGCGGGGCAGGCGAAAACGGGAGTACCACAAAGCCTGTGCGACTGACGGACGTGGCGCCGCTCGGGGGCCGGGTCGTGCTCTTCAAGTcggacgcgagggtgccCCACGAGGttctcgcggcgcacgcgccgagaTACGCGGTGACGCTGTGGTACTTCGATAAGAGcgaggtcaccgccgcgcgcgccgcgccgctctcggAGGCGGAACGCAAGGAGCAGGAGGAGAAAATCGCGAGGGAGATTGAATTCATGCGGCTGAAACACGGCGCGACATCTGAGCCGGAGGTGCGAATCAGGGACTCGCAGGAGGGCGAGTGGAGGGACACGGGaacgacgaggccgacgcccGATGTTCCGGGTCAATGCTCTGCGGCGTGGGAAGATGGGGACGTCATCGCCATCACGGTGCCGCTTCCGGCGGGGACTTGCGCCGCGGACTGCGGGGTCGAGGTGGATACCTCTTCGTCGACCTTAATCATCGAGGCACCGGGCCTGGAAGGAAACGTCGCTCGTGTGAAACTACCCGAGGGTGCAGACGAGGACTCGATCTCGGTGAAGCTGTCGAAGAAACCAACGAGGGCGCTGGTGGTGCGTGTGAGATGCGAGCCTCTCGCGGTGCTGCCCACCCCAACCCCGCACACGGTTGAATCGCCTCCACCCGAGCCTGAGCCCGATctgccgccgaggacgggtGTCCCCGCGACATCGGCCGCGAAGGACtgcgtcggcgtgggcgggacGCTctcgtggtcgtcgtccacggacTTCTCGACGCTTCCGTCCGTGCCTCCGCGCGAACCAGGCACGGCTCCGCGAGGCATCGACCTGAGGGACGCCTCCGATTGGGAGGATTTCATACAGACCAGGTGGGCTCTGGCTGGCAAGGAGGACGAACAGCCGGTGTTAACCCCGCACGCGTTGGACGGGCTGAGCTTCCCCGTCACCCTGGCGTGGTCGCTGCAGCAGCCGGGCGTGTCCGAGgcgttggccgccgcgaggaaaAAAACGAGGACGGatgcgacgaggacggatgcgacgttcgcgaacctcggcgacgagaccGCCGGGACgacccccgtcgtcgtcgtcatcgcgggcgcgtcgtcgttcaccgAGCAGTACCTGCTGGATCGCACGAGGTACTGGGAGGaggtcaccgtcgcggcgcctcaGCCGGCGGGTGGGATCCACCTGGCGTTTGTCGGCCCGGACGTCGTAGCCGCGTCTGGTGAAGCTAAACGGCTATCGCCCACCATCACCGCATCGGTGCACCGCGAGACCGTCAGGGACTACACGGCGAGGGTACCGAACGATGTGCCGCTGATGATCGTCGGGTTTAACACCGGGatgggcggaggaggcggcgcgctcgcccgggGCTGGGCGCCGGATCTGGTGGAGACGTTATCGCGAAgacccgacgcgccggcggtgttcaccgccgcgaacgattACGCGGACCTGAGGGGCGAACTCGCGGTTTtcaaggcgctcggcgcgcgttTTATCGTGGATCCGCGCGCAAACCCTTTCAGGGCGTTCACGCACAcgatcggcgagggcgagggtgAGCCCGGGgtgcggagcgcgccgaggcagGGCGAGAAGTGGAGCTGCGCAAACGCATTCGTGTACGCGGTCCAGGGGTTCGCCAAAGGGAAAGGACCGAGCGCGGGTCTGACGGACGAACAGTTGTGtaccctcgcggcgaaggcggcggagagggcggcgggggcggcgtggGACGCCCTCGGCATGCGTCGGAGTTAG
- the RN3.3 gene encoding ribonuclease III/double strand RNA binding domain-containing protein (Has two domains: The first is for Ribonuclease III family proteins; The second is Double-stranded RNA binding motif. Binding is not sequence specific but is highly specific for double stranded RNA), with the protein MAAASLGARFAPCVTGCDDTRAYRATTVASSRTRGGFSVECLWKRKSATSRRIRQRKSALRRIYMDPEDEDRLRTWRKLIVNVPIEKILPRDISFGPGIERDGDAAERMAFFGDKYLNLSVAKALERQLLDGDETMSIGEMSVLCSSARSNMLFAKLLPKLLTPDMVAAVPEEAIMEGRQHSVGTLLESCVYLVYTTGGGEGAAAVDELGTFLLEEAEKQAADVHNYKGALYELIAKGVDGYVVTKDKMGEASGGAHPQRFETEVELDGVRARFLARNKREAERGAAKRVLEKLFERERMRVLAGEDLGSRGGSWQGTPERPVPPPQLLRKKSGSFDSMDEAMEADEVMGEA; encoded by the coding sequence atggccgccgcgagtctCGGTGCCCGATTCGCGCCGTGTGTGACTGGGTGCGACGATACACGCGCCTACCGGGCCACGACAGTGGCATCTTCGAGGACGAGAGGAGGGTTTAGCGTGGAGTGCCTTTGGAAACGGAAAAGCGCAACTTCGAGACGAATCAGGCAACGGAAAAGCGCGCTGCGACGCATCTACATGGaccccgaggacgaggataGGCTTCGGACGTGGCGCAAGCTGATCGTGAACGTGCCCATCGAGAAAATACTCCCGCGCGACATCAGCTTCGGCCCCGGGATCGAGAGAGATGGGGACGCGGCCGAACGAATGGCGTTCTTCGGCGATAAATATCTAAACCTCTCGGTGGCAAAGGCTCTGGAGAGGCAGCTCCTGGATGGCGACGAGACGATGAGCATCGGTGAGATGAGCGTGCTGTGCTCGTCCGCGCGTAGTAACATGCTCTTCGCGAAACTGCTGCCCAAGCTGCTCACCCCGGAcatggtcgccgcggtccccgAGGAGGCCATCATGGAAGGTAGACAGCACAGCGTGGGCACGCTCCTCGAGAGCTGCGTTTATCTGGTGTACACgactggcggcggcgaaggagccgcggcggtggacgagctcggcacCTTCCTGTTGGAGGAGGCCGAGAAGCAGGCCGCGGACGTGCACAACTATAAGGGCGCGCTGTACGAGCTCATAGCCAAGGGCGTGGACGGGTACGTGGTCACCAAGGACAAGATGGGCGAGGCCAGCGGCGGGGCGCACCCTCAGCGGTTCGAAACTGAGGTTGaactcgacggcgtccgagCTCGATTCCTGGCGAGGAACAagagggaggcggagcgcggcgccgcgaagagggTCCTGGAGAAGCTGTTCGAGCGCGAACGGATGAGGGTGCTCGCCGGTGAGGACCTGGGCTCGCGTGGGGGGTCGTGGCAAGGGACGCCGGAGAGACCCGTGCCTCCACCGCAGCTTCTTAGGAAGAAGAGCGGCAGCTTTGACAGCATGGATGAAGCCATggaggcggacgaggtcATGGGTGAAGCGTGA